From Actinopolyspora lacussalsi, a single genomic window includes:
- a CDS encoding septum formation protein (product_source=KO:K06287; cath_funfam=3.90.950.10; cog=COG0424; ko=KO:K06287; pfam=PF02545; superfamily=52972; tigrfam=TIGR00172) has protein sequence MRLVLASASPARLSVLRSAGVEPVVRVSGVDEHAVTASLPEPSPAEVVTALARAKASAVVDQVAAEFPDAVIVGCDSMLWTPGEHADELVGKPETPELAAERWGRMAGGTGSLLTGHAVLRLRDGTTVAEHSDHLATTVRFGRPSRAELDSYIATGEPMKVAGGFTLDGFGGWFITGVDGDPASVLGISLSLTRSLLAEVGVSVVALWNAPSAERDEAAVPE, from the coding sequence GTGCGTTTGGTACTGGCTTCCGCGTCGCCCGCCCGCCTGTCCGTGCTCCGTAGCGCCGGGGTGGAGCCGGTGGTGCGGGTCTCCGGGGTCGACGAGCACGCGGTGACCGCCTCGCTGCCCGAGCCCTCGCCCGCCGAGGTCGTCACCGCCCTCGCCCGTGCGAAGGCTTCGGCCGTGGTGGATCAAGTGGCAGCCGAGTTCCCGGACGCGGTGATCGTGGGCTGCGACTCGATGTTGTGGACCCCGGGCGAGCACGCGGACGAACTCGTGGGCAAGCCCGAGACCCCGGAGCTGGCCGCCGAGCGCTGGGGGCGGATGGCCGGCGGCACCGGCAGTCTGCTGACCGGCCACGCGGTGCTGCGGCTGCGGGACGGCACGACGGTGGCCGAACACAGCGATCACCTCGCCACGACTGTCCGATTCGGTCGACCTTCCCGCGCCGAACTGGACAGCTACATCGCCACCGGTGAGCCCATGAAGGTGGCGGGCGGGTTCACCCTGGACGGATTCGGTGGCTGGTTCATCACCGGAGTGGACGGCGATCCCGCCAGCGTGCTCGGCATCAGCCTCTCGCTGACCAGGTCGTTGCTGGCCGAGGTCGGGGTCAGCGTGGTCGCACTGTGGAACGCACCGAGCGCCGAGCGTGATGAGGCCGCCGTGCCGGAGTGA
- a CDS encoding hypothetical protein (product_source=Hypo-rule applied; pfam=PF00823; superfamily=140459) — MSDHRWQGYTHAELFELLHQGPGPSASGSSAHRWRELETAFREIDDGMAAALKAVAADWQGEAADSVRRGLLPLHEWADEVTLAAARMRQCSEHQAELVARARAEMPPPVRVTSEEPNAFTSTLVHLFGGQTDYELREQQQHAAEQRAFDVMRRYQAASETNTTSLASFETPPQVVVDAPAGAPSGGSGSGRGDITISWTRPHSEGAVTGRGGAGGGNATPSSARPTGGSPGGGSPRSGSVNGAPTSTHGTASPRSSRLAREEESEISVEATESEGGTGPFDEHRVSARPVIGGEPS, encoded by the coding sequence ATGAGTGACCACCGTTGGCAGGGTTACACCCATGCCGAGCTCTTCGAGCTGCTGCACCAGGGGCCCGGTCCCTCGGCTTCGGGGTCTTCCGCGCATCGGTGGCGCGAGTTGGAGACCGCCTTCCGGGAGATCGACGACGGCATGGCCGCCGCGCTGAAGGCGGTTGCCGCGGACTGGCAGGGCGAGGCCGCCGACAGTGTCCGCCGTGGACTGCTACCGCTGCACGAGTGGGCCGACGAGGTCACGCTGGCCGCGGCACGGATGCGGCAGTGCTCCGAGCACCAGGCCGAACTCGTCGCCAGGGCCCGGGCCGAGATGCCGCCCCCGGTCCGGGTGACGTCCGAGGAGCCGAACGCCTTCACCTCGACCCTGGTTCACCTGTTCGGCGGGCAGACCGACTACGAGCTACGCGAGCAGCAGCAGCACGCCGCCGAGCAGCGCGCGTTCGACGTCATGCGCCGCTACCAGGCGGCTTCCGAGACCAACACCACCTCGCTGGCCTCCTTCGAGACACCACCACAGGTGGTGGTCGACGCGCCCGCCGGGGCCCCTTCGGGCGGGAGCGGGAGCGGCCGGGGTGACATCACGATCTCCTGGACCAGACCGCACTCGGAGGGCGCCGTCACCGGCAGGGGCGGTGCGGGCGGGGGTAACGCCACTCCGAGCTCCGCTCGTCCCACCGGTGGCAGCCCCGGGGGCGGTTCCCCTCGCTCCGGTTCCGTCAACGGAGCCCCGACGAGTACCCACGGCACGGCGTCACCGCGATCCTCCCGCCTCGCGCGGGAGGAGGAAAGCGAGATCTCGGTCGAGGCCACCGAGTCCGAGGGAGGGACCGGCCCGTTCGACGAACACCGGGTTTCCGCTCGTCCGGTCATCGGCGGTGAGCCCTCGTGA
- a CDS encoding hypothetical protein (product_source=Hypo-rule applied; pfam=PF14011), whose amino-acid sequence MTGVFGADDPVEPISLSDLEFDVLLEHLGIADPPLVLKVPSPGRTHERRRELCEAAWRSMSERGLCVGNTPVDSLRRMMSVLEAPTREVDGRCWLGRGVRVLAAARGEGDSAEAVLAVKDEQRLLLRPAATTGLAREALSVLPEVAAGNGRSVSLPSADLEAAAAEADDDLPTLRAALSARGVRADEADVLVGMLDGVHASGQFGAAVRQGAAVRHRAEHVVGFFDSRAGRHVQLRRDTSSGEPWSTVAPVDRRGLVNRVAELATELLPA is encoded by the coding sequence GTGACAGGAGTCTTCGGCGCGGACGATCCCGTCGAGCCGATCTCGTTGTCGGACCTGGAGTTCGACGTGTTGCTGGAGCACCTGGGCATCGCCGATCCGCCGCTGGTGCTCAAGGTGCCCTCACCGGGCAGAACCCACGAGCGGCGCCGCGAGCTGTGTGAAGCGGCCTGGCGCTCGATGAGCGAGCGCGGGTTGTGCGTCGGAAACACCCCGGTCGACTCGCTGCGACGGATGATGTCGGTGCTCGAAGCACCCACCCGCGAGGTGGACGGCCGCTGCTGGTTGGGCCGTGGTGTCCGGGTGCTGGCGGCGGCGCGTGGGGAGGGCGACTCCGCCGAGGCGGTACTGGCCGTCAAGGACGAACAGCGGCTTCTGCTGCGTCCGGCGGCAACCACCGGGCTGGCCCGTGAGGCGCTGTCCGTGCTTCCCGAGGTCGCCGCGGGAAACGGACGTTCGGTCAGCCTGCCGAGCGCGGATCTGGAAGCGGCGGCTGCCGAAGCGGATGACGATCTCCCGACGCTGCGTGCCGCGCTGTCCGCACGCGGGGTGCGCGCCGACGAGGCCGATGTGCTGGTGGGGATGCTGGACGGAGTGCACGCCAGCGGCCAGTTCGGCGCCGCGGTCCGGCAGGGGGCCGCGGTGCGGCACCGCGCCGAGCACGTGGTCGGTTTCTTCGACTCCCGCGCCGGTCGCCATGTCCAGTTGCGGCGCGACACCTCCTCCGGCGAGCCGTGGAGCACCGTCGCGCCCGTGGACCGGCGCGGTCTGGTGAACCGGGTCGCGGAGCTCGCGACGGAACTGCTGCCCGCCTGA
- a CDS encoding hypothetical protein (product_source=Hypo-rule applied; pfam=PF12079; transmembrane_helix_parts=Inside_1_6,TMhelix_7_29,Outside_30_213), whose protein sequence is MRSRMTAARFLLAGLGGVLFLLGGCAVLPTRDTADSAPIPPEPIPLPERESGSLPPRPTEISLRGLNPCGLLTVRQRSALGFDRDPLPGVEEGFDNASTCSYRNSRAKVGARFALVTGEDMNVWTSDTAQVRATPVVLDDFPALVIRTPGLRLACNVAVDVAEGQHLDVLYRDDGADRPATLDQLCAGARRVATAAVRTLRGPVSTDSPAPGG, encoded by the coding sequence ATGCGCAGCCGGATGACCGCTGCACGGTTTCTGCTCGCCGGGTTGGGCGGTGTGCTGTTCCTGCTCGGTGGATGTGCGGTGCTGCCGACTCGTGATACCGCCGACAGCGCGCCGATTCCGCCCGAGCCGATCCCGTTGCCCGAGCGCGAGAGCGGTTCGTTGCCGCCACGCCCCACCGAGATCTCGTTGCGGGGGCTGAATCCCTGTGGGTTGCTGACAGTGCGGCAACGTAGCGCGCTCGGCTTCGACCGCGACCCGTTGCCAGGAGTGGAGGAGGGATTCGACAACGCTTCCACCTGCAGTTACCGGAACAGCCGGGCCAAGGTGGGGGCCCGGTTCGCACTGGTCACGGGTGAGGACATGAATGTCTGGACCAGCGACACCGCACAGGTCAGGGCGACTCCGGTGGTGCTCGACGATTTCCCGGCACTGGTGATTCGCACCCCCGGTCTGCGACTGGCCTGCAACGTGGCCGTGGACGTGGCGGAGGGGCAGCACCTGGACGTGCTGTACCGCGACGACGGTGCCGATCGTCCGGCCACGTTGGACCAGCTGTGCGCGGGCGCGCGCCGGGTGGCCACGGCGGCGGTACGAACGCTGCGGGGCCCGGTCAGCACCGACTCCCCAGCGCCCGGCGGCTGA
- a CDS encoding Na+/H+-dicarboxylate symporter (product_source=COG1301; cath_funfam=1.10.3860.10; cog=COG1301; pfam=PF00375; superfamily=118215; transmembrane_helix_parts=Inside_1_19,TMhelix_20_39,Outside_40_61,TMhelix_62_84,Inside_85_96,TMhelix_97_119,Outside_120_165,TMhelix_166_183,Inside_184_202,TMhelix_203_225,Outside_226_239,TMhelix_240_262,Inside_263_322,TMhelix_323_342,Outside_343_345,TMhelix_346_368,Inside_369_372,TMhelix_373_395,Outside_396_463), whose translation MSDVESPRPARFRLRFNPKVFGLAVLASLVLGALLGWVADSTGADWLVTTLDTIGSTFTKLLTFTVLPLIFTAIVLGITSLRSVGGGRTAARLGGKTAVWFAATSLIAVLIGIGVANLLRPGQGLDISPDQQRVDEVNEMTGGSWLDLVTGLVPEHLVGAFANGETLQVVFVSLLVGAAAYSLGDKAGPFVEFNRAVFEIIQRVLGWIIRLAPLGTLGLIGNAVASYGNEFFVPLLKLTGATYLGCALVLFAVYPLLLWFVARVSPAKFFGKAWTVLQFAFVSRSSGASLPLSRQTAVNLGVERSYASFAVPLATTTKMDGCAAVYPAVGSIFIANLFGFHMGPVQYLTIVAVAVFGAIATAGVTGWFTMLTLTVGALDFPPAMIATGIAIAYAVDPIMDMMRTMTNVAGQITVPTVVARTEGLLDDEVLRAPSSPPLFDGPEEPTSADSRGTGTGEPVPARA comes from the coding sequence GTGTCCGACGTCGAATCCCCGCGACCAGCTCGTTTCCGGTTACGTTTCAATCCCAAGGTGTTCGGGCTGGCGGTGCTCGCCTCGCTGGTGCTCGGAGCCCTGCTCGGTTGGGTCGCCGACTCGACCGGAGCGGACTGGCTCGTCACCACGCTGGACACCATCGGGTCCACTTTCACCAAGCTGCTGACCTTCACGGTGCTGCCGCTGATCTTCACCGCGATCGTGCTCGGCATCACCAGTCTTCGTTCCGTGGGCGGCGGCCGGACCGCTGCCCGCCTCGGCGGCAAGACCGCCGTGTGGTTCGCCGCCACCTCGTTGATCGCGGTGCTGATCGGTATCGGGGTGGCCAATCTGCTGCGTCCCGGCCAGGGGCTCGACATCTCGCCGGACCAGCAGCGCGTCGACGAGGTCAACGAGATGACCGGCGGCTCGTGGCTGGATCTCGTCACGGGGCTCGTCCCCGAGCACCTGGTCGGCGCCTTCGCCAACGGTGAGACGCTGCAGGTCGTGTTCGTCTCGCTGCTCGTCGGGGCGGCCGCCTACAGCCTGGGGGACAAGGCAGGACCGTTCGTAGAGTTCAACCGGGCCGTGTTCGAGATCATCCAGCGTGTGCTGGGATGGATCATCCGGCTCGCGCCGCTCGGAACCCTCGGACTGATCGGCAACGCGGTGGCCAGCTACGGCAACGAGTTCTTCGTCCCGCTGCTCAAGCTCACGGGGGCCACCTACCTGGGGTGCGCGTTGGTGCTGTTCGCCGTCTACCCGCTGTTGCTGTGGTTCGTGGCCAGGGTCAGCCCCGCGAAGTTCTTCGGGAAGGCGTGGACGGTGCTCCAGTTCGCCTTCGTCTCCCGCTCCTCCGGTGCGAGCCTGCCGCTGAGCCGCCAGACCGCGGTCAACCTCGGAGTGGAACGCTCCTACGCGAGTTTCGCGGTCCCGCTGGCCACCACCACGAAGATGGACGGCTGCGCCGCGGTGTACCCGGCGGTGGGCTCCATCTTCATCGCGAACCTGTTCGGCTTCCACATGGGGCCGGTGCAGTACCTGACCATCGTGGCCGTCGCCGTGTTCGGCGCGATCGCGACCGCCGGCGTGACCGGCTGGTTCACCATGCTGACGCTGACCGTGGGGGCGCTGGACTTCCCGCCCGCCATGATCGCCACCGGGATCGCCATCGCCTACGCGGTGGACCCGATCATGGACATGATGCGCACGATGACCAATGTGGCCGGTCAGATCACCGTGCCCACGGTGGTCGCGCGTACCGAGGGGCTCCTGGACGACGAGGTGCTGCGCGCACCCAGCTCCCCACCGCTGTTCGACGGCCCGGAGGAGCCGACGTCCGCCGACTCGCGGGGGACCGGCACGGGTGAGCCCGTTCCGGCGAGGGCCTGA
- a CDS encoding glycerol uptake facilitator protein (product_source=KO:K02440; cath_funfam=1.20.1080.10; cog=COG0580; ko=KO:K02440; pfam=PF00230; superfamily=81338; tigrfam=TIGR00861; transmembrane_helix_parts=Inside_1_21,TMhelix_22_44,Outside_45_63,TMhelix_64_86,Inside_87_106,TMhelix_107_129,Outside_130_164,TMhelix_165_187,Inside_188_199,TMhelix_200_222,Outside_223_253,TMhelix_254_276,Inside_277_294), whose product MSENVAHARTHWRYRRGLGGEMLAEVLGTFILLLLGCGAVAVAVAALPESGRQVTDFGPANWLIIIWGWGFGVVFGVYAAGGVSGAHINPAVTLAFAVRRAFPWYKVVPYWFAQVVGAFLAAALVYAVYAPAIDSLNASEGLARSESLDTFSIFATFPAEYFGGWWGPFLDQVVGTGILVCLIFALIDTRNMAPSSNMGPFLIGMVVTVIGLTFGPNAGYAINPARDFGPRLWTFVAGWDEIAFPGSYEWFSWYFWIPIVGPLVGGVIGAVVYDLFVGQVLTERAKPEVGRVPE is encoded by the coding sequence ATGTCCGAAAACGTCGCGCACGCACGAACACACTGGCGTTACCGACGGGGACTCGGTGGCGAGATGCTCGCCGAGGTGCTGGGGACCTTCATCCTGTTGCTGCTCGGTTGTGGCGCCGTCGCGGTGGCCGTGGCCGCGCTGCCCGAATCGGGCCGACAGGTGACCGACTTCGGCCCGGCCAACTGGCTGATCATCATCTGGGGCTGGGGCTTCGGCGTGGTCTTCGGAGTCTACGCGGCGGGTGGCGTCAGCGGGGCGCACATCAATCCCGCCGTGACCCTCGCGTTCGCCGTTCGCAGGGCCTTTCCCTGGTACAAGGTGGTGCCCTACTGGTTCGCCCAGGTCGTGGGGGCGTTTCTGGCGGCGGCGCTGGTCTACGCGGTCTACGCGCCCGCCATCGATTCCCTCAACGCCTCCGAGGGGCTGGCTCGCTCCGAATCGCTGGACACCTTCTCCATCTTCGCCACCTTCCCCGCCGAGTACTTCGGCGGCTGGTGGGGGCCATTTCTGGACCAAGTGGTCGGCACCGGGATTCTGGTGTGCCTGATCTTCGCGTTGATCGACACGCGCAACATGGCTCCCTCCTCCAACATGGGCCCGTTCCTGATCGGGATGGTCGTCACCGTGATCGGCCTGACCTTCGGGCCGAACGCGGGCTACGCCATCAACCCGGCGCGCGACTTCGGTCCGCGGTTGTGGACCTTCGTGGCGGGCTGGGACGAGATCGCCTTCCCGGGCAGCTACGAGTGGTTCTCGTGGTACTTCTGGATACCGATAGTGGGGCCACTCGTCGGTGGTGTGATCGGTGCGGTCGTCTACGACCTGTTCGTCGGTCAAGTGCTGACGGAGCGGGCGAAACCCGAGGTGGGCCGCGTTCCCGAATGA
- a CDS encoding acetyl-CoA/propionyl-CoA carboxylase biotin carboxyl carrier protein (product_source=KO:K11263; cath_funfam=2.40.50.100,3.30.1490.20,3.30.470.20; cog=COG4770; ko=KO:K11263; pfam=PF00289,PF00364,PF02785,PF02786; smart=SM00878; superfamily=51230,56059): MPEQDSTTRNRIRKVLVANRGEIAVRVVRACADAGIGSVAVYAEPDSEAPFVRLADEAFALGGTTAAESYLDIAKVIEAARRSGADAVHPGYGFLSENADFAQAVLDAGLTWIGPSPRAIRDLGDKVTARHIATKAGAPLVPGTQDPVSGSDEVVEFAKENGLPVAVKAAFGGGGRGLKVARTIEEIPELYDSAVREAEGAFGRGECFVERYLDRPRHVEAQVVADQHGNVIVVGTRDCSLQRRHQKLVEEAPAPFLTDDQRERIHSAAKAICSEAGYHGAGTVEFLVGEDGTISFLEVNTRLQVEHPVSEETTGIDLVRQQFLIAEGERLEFTADPPARGHSIEFRINGEDAGRNFLPTPGTVTGFVPPAGPGVRVDAGVETDSVIGGQFDSLLAKVIVTGADRTEALQRSRRALDEMAVEGLATVLPFHRVVLRDPAFTGADGFTVHTRWIETEFDNTIEPHTGGTDAGESEQRQRITVEVGGRRLEVSLPAGLGANVGGADPAPAAKPRKRRSATSGAAPSGDAVTAPMQGTVVTVAVEDGQHVEAGDKLVVLEAMKMENPVTAHKSGMVTGLKAQPGDSISQETTLCEIKD, from the coding sequence GTGCCCGAGCAGGACTCGACCACGCGTAATCGGATACGCAAGGTGCTGGTCGCGAATCGGGGTGAGATCGCGGTCCGCGTGGTGCGGGCGTGTGCGGATGCGGGCATCGGTAGCGTGGCGGTCTACGCGGAGCCCGATTCGGAGGCACCGTTCGTCCGGCTCGCGGACGAGGCGTTCGCACTCGGGGGAACCACCGCGGCCGAGAGCTATCTCGACATCGCCAAGGTCATCGAGGCCGCCCGGCGCAGCGGCGCCGACGCGGTGCATCCCGGCTACGGTTTCCTGTCGGAGAACGCCGATTTCGCCCAGGCGGTGCTGGACGCGGGCCTGACCTGGATCGGCCCGTCGCCGCGCGCGATTCGGGATCTGGGGGACAAGGTCACCGCTCGGCACATCGCCACCAAGGCGGGCGCGCCGCTCGTTCCGGGAACGCAGGATCCGGTCTCCGGCTCCGACGAGGTCGTCGAGTTCGCCAAGGAGAACGGTCTGCCGGTGGCGGTCAAGGCCGCGTTCGGCGGCGGTGGGCGCGGCCTCAAGGTGGCCCGCACCATCGAGGAGATTCCCGAGCTGTACGACTCGGCGGTTCGGGAGGCCGAAGGGGCTTTCGGCCGCGGGGAGTGCTTCGTGGAGCGCTACCTCGACCGGCCGCGCCACGTGGAGGCGCAGGTGGTGGCCGACCAGCACGGCAACGTGATCGTGGTGGGCACCAGGGACTGCTCGCTGCAGCGCAGGCACCAGAAGCTGGTGGAGGAGGCCCCCGCCCCGTTCCTGACCGATGACCAGCGGGAACGCATCCACTCCGCCGCCAAGGCCATCTGCTCCGAGGCGGGATACCACGGTGCGGGCACCGTGGAGTTCCTGGTCGGTGAGGACGGCACGATCTCGTTCCTGGAGGTCAACACCAGGCTGCAGGTCGAGCACCCCGTCTCCGAGGAAACCACCGGCATCGACCTGGTGCGGCAGCAGTTCCTGATCGCCGAGGGCGAGCGGCTGGAGTTCACCGCGGATCCACCCGCGCGGGGGCACTCCATCGAGTTCCGCATCAACGGTGAGGACGCGGGCAGGAACTTCCTGCCCACCCCGGGCACGGTCACCGGGTTCGTGCCGCCGGCAGGACCGGGTGTTCGGGTGGACGCGGGTGTGGAGACCGACAGCGTCATCGGCGGCCAGTTCGACTCGTTGCTGGCGAAGGTGATCGTCACCGGTGCCGACCGCACCGAGGCGTTGCAGCGTTCCCGCCGCGCGTTGGACGAGATGGCCGTGGAGGGCCTCGCCACGGTGCTGCCGTTCCACCGGGTGGTGCTGCGCGATCCCGCCTTCACCGGCGCCGACGGTTTCACCGTGCACACCCGCTGGATCGAGACCGAGTTCGACAACACCATCGAACCCCACACGGGCGGCACCGACGCGGGGGAGAGCGAGCAGCGCCAGCGCATCACCGTCGAGGTCGGTGGCAGGCGGCTGGAGGTCTCACTGCCCGCGGGGCTGGGTGCGAACGTGGGGGGAGCGGACCCCGCACCGGCCGCCAAGCCCCGTAAACGGCGTTCCGCCACCTCGGGGGCGGCCCCGTCCGGTGACGCGGTGACCGCCCCGATGCAGGGCACGGTGGTCACCGTCGCCGTCGAGGACGGGCAGCACGTCGAAGCGGGCGATAAGCTGGTGGTGCTGGAGGCCATGAAGATGGAGAATCCGGTTACCGCGCACAAGAGCGGAATGGTCACCGGCCTCAAGGCGCAGCCCGGTGACTCCATCAGCCAGGAGACGACGCTCTGCGAGATCAAGGACTGA
- a CDS encoding hypothetical protein (product_source=Hypo-rule applied; pfam=PF00934; superfamily=140459): MPNGSELDGVTDSPSATEAVGAGSVRVEPSAIPNLISSLQSSLDAVGVQIEHAITELRIHPWAGDPVSTGVAAKFNEHSVGGDRAALTALYGYRDRLQSASDALRAVERRYSETEDANTSRMRTGC, encoded by the coding sequence GTGCCGAATGGTTCCGAACTGGACGGTGTGACCGATTCGCCCTCCGCCACCGAGGCGGTGGGAGCCGGATCCGTACGCGTCGAGCCGTCAGCCATCCCGAACCTGATCAGCTCGTTGCAGTCCTCGTTGGACGCCGTCGGTGTGCAGATCGAGCACGCCATCACCGAACTCCGGATTCATCCCTGGGCCGGGGACCCGGTCAGTACCGGAGTCGCCGCGAAGTTCAACGAGCACTCGGTCGGTGGCGATCGGGCAGCACTGACCGCGTTGTACGGGTACCGCGACCGGTTGCAGTCCGCTTCCGACGCGTTGCGTGCGGTGGAGCGCCGCTACTCGGAGACCGAGGACGCCAACACTTCCCGGATGCGGACGGGCTGCTGA
- a CDS encoding hypothetical protein (product_source=Hypo-rule applied; pfam=PF08044; transmembrane_helix_parts=Inside_1_92,TMhelix_93_115,Outside_116_131) has product MAERGDGVRIGDQDRDRVIALLGEHFSAGRLEIDEFDERCTRAARARFRADVAVLFADLPAPYPEVLVPRDSGTTSEPEREGASRAPRARRGALLGISVAVALLGLLVVTRQFWALLPMIGFVFVWFGTRK; this is encoded by the coding sequence TTGGCCGAGCGGGGCGATGGGGTTCGTATCGGTGATCAGGACCGCGATCGGGTGATCGCCCTGCTCGGCGAGCACTTTTCAGCCGGAAGGCTGGAGATCGACGAGTTCGACGAGCGGTGCACGCGGGCGGCCCGGGCGCGGTTCCGCGCGGACGTGGCGGTGTTGTTCGCCGACCTGCCCGCTCCTTATCCGGAGGTGCTGGTTCCTCGTGACTCCGGTACGACGTCCGAACCGGAGCGGGAAGGTGCGTCGCGCGCTCCGCGTGCTCGGCGCGGCGCGTTGCTCGGGATCTCCGTCGCGGTCGCACTGCTCGGTCTGCTGGTGGTCACCAGGCAGTTCTGGGCGCTGCTGCCGATGATCGGTTTCGTCTTCGTCTGGTTCGGCACGCGCAAGTGA
- a CDS encoding para-aminobenzoate synthetase component 1 (product_source=KO:K01665; cath_funfam=3.60.120.10; cog=COG0147; ko=KO:K01665; pfam=PF00425; superfamily=56322; tigrfam=TIGR00553), whose protein sequence is MRLVVRPLESAAAATDVLRALERRASDRGLPPPAALTGSWFGGSTVLVPSVRVLPVEPDTAFDVIDRQPEVTREPGVPEDAVGGGWIGYLGYELTDPAGARPDRRRLPVAAWGWTDHVLRRDRRGQWWFETIAEGEPRTLAEELGALVAEAAGREAGNTAGAGTVVVPDADRHRKSVRRCVEEIADGEIFQANICSRFAVPFTGSPLELFATGSARFDPARAAYVAGDWGAVASLSPELFLARHGRVVRSSPIKGTTPRRGPEDDHNADVLRGSRKDIAENVMIVDMSRNDLGRVARTGTVTTPKLLRVEAHPGVWHLVSEVRAELPPDTGDAELLRATFPPASVTGAPKVRALEIISELESDPREVYCGAVGMSSPVGGTELNVAIRTLEYSAGEVAFGVGGGITADSDATAEWQECLTKAAPLLSLLERTGE, encoded by the coding sequence GTGCGATTAGTCGTCCGGCCCCTCGAGAGCGCCGCGGCAGCCACCGACGTGCTGCGTGCTCTCGAACGACGTGCCAGTGATCGCGGGCTGCCACCCCCCGCGGCGCTGACGGGCAGCTGGTTCGGCGGGAGCACCGTTCTGGTTCCCTCGGTCCGGGTACTTCCGGTCGAGCCGGACACCGCGTTCGACGTGATCGACCGGCAGCCGGAGGTCACCCGTGAGCCCGGAGTCCCGGAGGACGCTGTCGGCGGGGGCTGGATCGGGTATCTGGGTTACGAGCTGACCGATCCGGCAGGAGCACGCCCCGACAGGCGACGCCTCCCGGTGGCGGCGTGGGGCTGGACGGATCACGTGTTGCGGCGCGACCGGCGGGGGCAGTGGTGGTTCGAGACGATCGCCGAGGGGGAACCGCGCACCCTGGCCGAGGAACTCGGTGCGCTCGTCGCGGAAGCGGCGGGCCGGGAGGCCGGGAACACCGCGGGCGCGGGCACGGTCGTCGTGCCCGACGCCGATCGACATCGCAAGTCCGTGCGGCGCTGCGTGGAGGAGATCGCGGACGGCGAGATCTTCCAGGCGAACATCTGCAGCCGGTTCGCGGTGCCGTTCACCGGCAGTCCGCTGGAGCTGTTCGCCACCGGCAGCGCGCGGTTCGATCCGGCCCGAGCCGCCTATGTGGCCGGGGACTGGGGCGCGGTGGCCTCGCTCTCGCCGGAACTGTTCCTGGCCCGGCACGGCAGGGTGGTGCGGAGCAGCCCGATCAAGGGGACCACGCCGCGACGCGGCCCCGAGGACGACCACAACGCCGATGTGCTGCGCGGTTCGCGCAAGGACATCGCCGAGAATGTGATGATCGTGGACATGTCCCGCAACGATCTGGGGCGGGTAGCCCGGACCGGCACCGTGACAACACCGAAACTGCTGCGTGTCGAGGCGCATCCCGGGGTGTGGCACCTGGTTTCCGAGGTGCGGGCGGAGTTGCCACCGGATACCGGCGACGCCGAGCTGCTGCGGGCCACCTTCCCGCCCGCCTCGGTAACCGGTGCTCCGAAGGTGCGTGCGCTCGAGATCATCTCCGAGCTGGAGTCCGACCCCCGGGAGGTCTACTGCGGTGCCGTGGGCATGTCCTCGCCCGTGGGCGGCACCGAGCTCAACGTGGCCATCCGGACACTGGAGTACTCGGCCGGTGAGGTCGCCTTCGGAGTGGGCGGCGGGATCACCGCCGATTCGGACGCGACCGCGGAGTGGCAGGAGTGCCTGACCAAGGCGGCGCCACTGCTCTCGCTGCTGGAACGGACGGGCGAGTAG